A region of the Marmota flaviventris isolate mMarFla1 chromosome 3, mMarFla1.hap1, whole genome shotgun sequence genome:
AGAATCTTAGAAAATGTGGCCACTTGGGGCGAGTCAGGAGTCGGGCTCCCGCTTCCTTTTTCTATCTCCCATATCTAGAAATCATAGGAAATGCCAGCAAGTTTCGGGGGCATAGGGTCAGAGGTGGTGTAGTGGCTCATAGGAACACCGCAGGCAGAGGGAGTGACTAGGCTATGCTGGGAATACCCAGCATGCGATTCCCAGCCCTTTGCCTTGGGCGCCTTTTAGTCCAGTTTCTCTTTGAAGTTACAGAGAGCCTAAAAGTTCGGTTTCCAAGTTAAGGGCTAATGTTATTCAAGAAGAATTGAAAGTGAAAAGATTACTTTTTAACATCACCAAACAGGTCCGCGTCTAAATCCGTTTTGTCCCCATCGGTGCCCCGTAACCTTTTTTGTTTCCCGCCCAGCTCTTGCGTCACACGTCTTTTCCCGCTGTCGTCTCTACCTAGCTCTTTATGATTGGCTTAGACGCGACCCGAGCCCTTCCTGATTGGAAGCGGTGACTGGCAGTTCGACCTTCCTCCCGCCGCCGTGTTAGGTTGAGCTAGAGGCGCGGGGAAGAACTGGGGAAACTGGAATTTCCCTCGGAGCTGACGGCGTTTGCTCTCCCCCTACTCGTTTTAATTCCACGCGCTCCAAAATATACGCCATGGAGAAATCTTGGTAATGACCCATTCCCCGTAAGCATCCCAGGAACACATctgacccttgccctaattcCTCCCCACACCGCCGTTGGGGGAGAATTCTGGGTAACCAATTTCTCTGGTTCCCCCAGAGAATTCTGGGTAACTATTCGTTTCCATCATTTTCCCCATACCCCCGCCCCATTTGTGGATAACTGGCCACCCTAGAGAATTCTGGGTAGTTATTACAGAGGATTGTGGAAAACTGACTGGTTTTGGCTTCCTCGCTGCCTACCTTTTTCCAGGAAACAAGCATCATAGACCTTGCTTTCTAACTCCAACCTCTTCGCAGTACTTGTTCCCTTTACCTGGTGGTTCAGGGTTGAACCAGGAAGTGAGCAGATctgaagggaggagaaagggaagtcGAAGATCAGTTAGATAGTGGGTTCTTCCACCTTCACCCTACTGCCCATCCCTCTCCTGCCTGTTTCATCCTCTGCCTGACAGTCTCATCCCTTCTGCCTGCCTCATCACTCTTCTGCCCATATAATCTAGAGGACACTAAATACTAGTATCTGGGCTTACTCATGACTCAACTACCTCTTTCCCCTTGCAGGCCATGATGTCCATTCTAGGCCCACTGGTGCTCTTCTGCTGAAGGTTGGCTCAGGCATTTACAGGGACTGTGGCAAGGAAGGGTGTGACGCAGGTCTATCAgctgtcatcatcatcatgaaCTTTGAGGGTCTGGACCCTGGACTGGCAGAGTATGCCCCGGCTATGCATTCTGCCTTGGACCCTGTCCTGGATGCCCACCTGAATCCAAGTCTGCTACAGAATGTGGAGTTGGACCCAGAGGGAGTGGCCTTGGAGGCTCTTCCCGTGCAGGAATCAGTGCACATAATGGAAGGTGTCTACTCTGAATTGCACAGCGTCGTAGCTGAAGTGGGTGTGCCTGTGTCTGTCTCCCACTTTGACTTACATGAAGAGATGCTGTGGGTGGGGAGCCATGGGGTAAGAACCGTACCCCTTTATGAGGGATGAAAGGATGTATTGGTATTTTCCCAAGACTTCTGCTTTGCAGGGAGCCAGAACTGAGTTGAAGTGATGAGTTAGCTAAGTCAAACCAAGAGGAGGCTAGTGGAGAAAGAATAGAATTGGCTAGGATCTAGGGATGAGTTACACAGATATTTGTTCTCAGAAGGCATCCCACACTTTTGCCATAGTTTGTCcaagttttgtttcatttttgacgctggggattgaacctaggactactctactactgagttacgtCCCCAACACAACCTCCCcacacctttgtttttttggggtggggtactgaagattgaagCTAAAGGTGCTTTACtgtgaaccacatccccagccctatttatttatttattcatttatttatttatttagacagggtctcactaaattgtcgaGACTGTAATCCTCCTCCCTCACTGAAGATTGAAGCTAGAGGTGCTTTACtgtgaaccacatccccagccctatttatttatttatttatttagacagggtctcactaaattgtcgagactggccttgaacttgtaatcctccctcagccttccaaatctcTGTGCCACTGTGatcgacatccccagcccttttaatttatttcttctattttgagatagggtcttgctaagttgaccaggctggttttaaacttggaattctcctgcctcagcctcccaagtagctgggatcacagatgtgtgcAACTGCGCCCAGCTTATCTCATGTTTTGATTAACTGTACCTTTCACTTAATCTGTAGTCATTCAAATCAATCTTTAATGCCCCTCTTCTGTTTTCCCTTCTTATAATTATGGaatgtttaatgaatattttGCATATCTTATACAAAATCGTTTTGTTGGCTGTAGCCAACTTGTGTCTGAGAGCAGTTATCTGCATTaagttttttttggtggtgccggggatggaacccagggccttgtacatgcaaggcaagcactctaccaacagagctatatccccagcccccaagttttTGAAAATCTGAATCCATATTGTTTATATGCTATGAAACCaaaagttttataataaataatatggtACCAGGTGCactggtgcatgtctataatcccagaaaatTGGGAGACAgaagctggaggattgcaagtttgaggaaaAAAGGATGTACTgatataggaaaaacaaaaattcccaAGATAGTATATAGCATGGTAAGTAGAGTGTAAGAACCACAAGCAATTAAGATTCATTAGACTAGAAGCTGGAGCTAGAGAtgtatacatttattcatttaattagcattttgttttgtattttaacaggacaaagaacacaaaatttattACATGCCTagaggctgggggtatagttcagtggcagagtaagAGTACCtctctagcatgtacaaggccttgggtttgatttccagcatcacaaagatatacacatacatatacacacattttatttatattaaatgtccaAGGCGTGGGAGTATTAGTATTAGGCTCTTAACCAAGTTTTTGTTCTcccagtgctggagatggaacccagggtcttgcacacgctaggtaagtactctgccactgagctatatccccaaccctctcAACTAGTGTTTTTTGAGTCACCTACCAGGTGCCATACCTTGCTTTAAGGTTTAGTTTTGGAataaacagtaaacaaaaaaTGTACATCAGGTGCATCAGTACTCTTTAGAAAAATACAGTGGAAGAAAAAGGTTGAAGTAATGAAAGGTGAGAAATGTTACTATTTTAATGGTCAGAAGAGTTCTCTCTGAtaaagccactttttttttttttttcttttttgttgctaaggattgaacccagggcctcagattTACTAAGTATGTACgccaccactgagttataccccccaACCCCTAAAAAGCACGTGAATGGAGAAAAGGATATAGGCCAGAATGATCTAGACCCTCTAGAAGGGAGGGAAGAGCCATGCAAATAATTGGGGAAAGAATATTCTAGAGAACTTCACATACTTTGTTAAAAGAGCTTGGACTTGATCCTTCAGGCCACTGAAGGATTTTTAAATCTGGAATGGCAAGGTCTAGTTTATGTCCTAGATGAACTGCTAAGGTAGCATTATAGAGTCTGATTGAAGGAGGATGGGGCAAGACTTAAGTGAGATCAGTTTGTAGGCTATTGTAGCTCACACAAAATATGATTAAACCCTGAAGAAGCAATGAAGTCATGGATATGCAAGAAAAACTTGGGAAACATTTAGAAATTAAACAGGAGTAGACTACCAAATGACTTAGTCGACTAGGTGGATCACTGTACCATagagaatataataataattgaaatggTATACAAACAGTGAATTTAGAATGTAATGAGTTTGAGGTTCTCATGGGATAGCTAAGGagtgatatttaaaaagtatttggatGCATAAGTCTGAAGTTGGAGGCAGTGATCTGGtctagagaaggaaataaaacttgTTTAGCATTAGGATACATAGTTGAAACCTTGAAAACAGATGAGACTGCCTAGGAAGAAGGGTGAGAAGACAGTGGGCTGGGAACATCCATGTTTCAAGAGTGGTCAAAAGAATGAGAGTATATAAGGAAAAGAATGACTGTATGAAAGTACAAATTACGAGTCAGAAGTGAAATCAGGAGTGAATGACATCATAGAAGGTAGAGGAGGAATGTCTCACATACTCTGTTTTCCAGCCTGTGAATCACAGTGTCCACTTCCCAGATGACTGGTAGAGATTAAGATTTGACTGGAACATAAGAAAGCCAGCTGGCCAGTGGAGGATCAGAACATGTCCTTGGGCTTCTGAACACATCTCTAATAACACCTATTTTATTCAGCAGGATAAATTGAGGTAGAGTGTACCAGAGTATTTTGTAATGCATTAAGCAAAAGTACTTTGCAATACATTAACATAAAGCAATATTGTCATTGTTTCTATCACTAAGATTAACTGGTTCCTAGCTTTATGCCTCAGTTGCTCCTAGCCAGAAAGGACAGGCAAGGAAGGAGAAGAGCTGAGCAGTACTCAGTTCCTGACCTATATCTAGAATGGTCCTATCCTTCCACTCAGGGTATGTCTGTTGTTTTTGTCCCCTACAGGGTCATGCCACTTCATTTTTTGGCCCAGCCTTGGAGCGCTACTCATCTTTTCAGGTCAATGGTAGTGATGACATTCGACAAATCCAGAGCCTAGAAAATGGTATCCTTTTTCTCACCAAGAATAACCTCAAATATATGGCCCGTGGGGGTCTcattatatttgattatttgtaAGTGACTTTTCAGTTCTAGACTGGTAAAGAGGGAAACTTAGAGATAGTGAACGCTAAGGGATTGGCAGCTGGCCTGTTTACCTTTTCTCTCTTGCATAGACTGGATGAGAGTGAGGATATGCACAGTCTCCTGCTGACAGACAGCAGCACTCTACTCGTTGGTGGGCTTCAGAACCACATTTTAGAGATTGATCTAAACACTGTCCAGGAGACTCAAAAGGTATAAGCCTGTATTGGACCCAGGAAAGACCCATTCAGGGCCTGAGGTCATTGGGTGGAGGGACTGTGCTTGGGCTGAACATGTGCTAGAAATGTGGATGTGACCTTTCTGTCTTTTAGCCTGTGGGAAAAATCATTATTCTCACTGTTTTCTCCTTACTTCCCTTTTTAGTATGCAGTCGAGATACCTGGAGTCACCATTATGAGGCAGACAAATCGCTTCTTCTTCTGTGGTCACACATCTGGCAAGGTGGCCAAATTCCATAACTCTTCTTACCACAGGCCATTTCACTAGAAGAGTGGGGTCTATGATGAGAGgaaaaattcatttatcagttacGTTATACTATGAGATTATCTTGCATCCTAATGTTTTTTATAACTAGGAACCTTGGAGGCAAAGGGGTaaatgagttctttttttaaaatttttattcattattgatggacctttattcatttatttgtttatatgtggtgctgagaatcgaacccagtgcctcacacacgccaggcaagcattctaccactgagccacaaccccagtcccgtAAATGAGTTCTTTTGAGGGTAGCTTCTAGCTCTTGTcttctttttatgcttttttttttttttcccttagtactggggattgaacccaggggaactttaccactgagctacattgttACATtcccatatccccagtccttttatatatttttattttaaaaaaatgtatttttgaaaaaaaaaattttaaatatttattttttagttgtagttggacacaatatctttgtttcatttgttcatttttatatggtgctgaggatcgaactcaggaccttgcgtgtgctaggcgagcgctctaccactgagccacaactccagccccgaaaaattttgataaattgctgagtgtctcactaggttgctgaggctaatCTTAAACTtttgatcgtcctgcctcagtctttagagttgctaggattacaggaatgctcCACTATACCCtgccttttcttgtttttaattcttcataTCCTAGAGCCTTAGTTCCTTGGTAGGGACCTCACAAGTTTAGGTAGGTGACAGGGACAGAGTTAGCAGATAACAGTTATTTCTTCTTTAGGTTTCCCTGCGAGACCTCCGTAGTTTTAAGGTGGAGCATGAATTTGATGCCTTCTCAGGGAGTCTGTCAGATTTTGACGTGCATGGCAACCTGTTGGCTGCCTGTGGCTTTTCTAGCCGCCTCACTGGCCTGGCCTGTGACCGTTTCCTCAAGGTGTATGATCTGCGCATGATGCGTGCCATCACACCACTTCAAGTACATGTGGATCCTGCCTTCTTGCGCTTCATCCCTACATATACTTCTCGTCTTGCTATCATCTCTCAGTCAGGTATGAAGGGGATTGGGTAGGAGAGGTCAATGAGCAAAGGAGAAGATGGCACCAGAAGGAATATTCTCCTAGACACCATTTTGTTGGGgggaaaaataacttttcatcAGGTCCCAGGGTTTTACTTAGGCTTTGTTAGAGGTgaaagcttttattttcttcttgggtATGAGgaacacagaaaaagataaagataGAATAGgcaaaataatttgagaagtgcTTTTTTCTGGGTAGCAAACCATCTTGTAGTTCATGGGAAGGCATCGTCATTCTGACTATAGACGTGAATTTAGGATCTGTCTTGCCTTGATATCAGGAGAAGAGGATAGAGAAGGTATAAAAGGAAGTCTCCTTTTCACTTTTCAGGACTCAGTGggcttctttctccctcttaGGGCAGTGCCAGTTTTGTGAGCCCACAGGCCTGGCCAACCCAGCAGACATCTTTCATGTGAATCCTGTGGGACCTCTGCTAATGACATTTGATGTGTCAGCCAGCAAGCAAGCACTTGCCTTTGGGGATTCTGAGGGCTGTGTGCACCTCTGGACTGATTCCCCAGAGCCTTCCTTCAACCCCTATTCACGGGAGACTGAATTTGCTTTGCCCTGTCTGGTGGACTCATTACCTCCTCTGGACTGGAGCCAGGACCTGCTGCCTCTTTCCCTCATCCCTGTTCCACTCACAACGGACACACTTCTCTCTGATTGGCCTGCTGCCAACTCAGCTCCAGCTCCCAGGTTATACCTCACCTCTGGGCcaaaaggagggaaggggaaaaggCCAAGATAGAATTTTCTGCTAGCTCTGTTATTTTTATACCACTTTGCTAATTTCTGTCTATCTTTAGTATttcctgcacccccccccccttggACATTAGGGAGTGGATGTATAGATACTATGACTCTTCAAGCCTTAGAATCATATTGAATTATAGGCGAGCCCCACCTGTCGATGCAGAGATTCTGCGCACCATGAAGAAAGTGGGCTTCATTGGCTATGCACCCAACCCCCGCACCAGGCTGCGTAATCAGGTGTGTTCAAAGGGGAAATAATCCCACCCTAGCCAACTGGTGTTATcttatctttttcctttattagtcttttttgtgttttcaaaCAATTGGTTAGGGCATTTGGAGACTTGCTGAATTGAAGGAACTATGTTAGAGAGGATTCAAAGATGTACAAGATGTCCTTGTTCTTAGGAAGTTTAGTATTTGGTTGAAGGTAAGACATTAGTCATGTcagaagttattattattattcatattttttggtgatgctggggattgaacccagggtctatgtgcatgttaggtaagcactccaccactgagctacatccccagtccacatCAGAAATTAGTTATGTCCTATCGTTAAATTCCAAAGGAACATTATAAACATTTAGTACTAGGGCTATTTAGAAGAGAAGTGTTACTCTGGACTAGAGTGGTAAAGGGTGGCATAATGAAAGAGGGGGATATTGAACTGCAAATATGGGATATGGGTAAGTTAATGGTAATGAAGGAGAATATTCAAGATGAAGAACAGTGTTATTGGAAGTCTCAAGAGGAATTAATGCAAAAGCCTGTTCTGAGGAACTAAGAGTACACCAGTCTGGCTAGAACAGCAGTTAGTACTAGAAAGTAGTGAGAGATAAAAATTAGGGCCAAGCTATTAAGCTTTTAACACCAGTGTGTAGtagagctaggcatggtggcactttcctataatcctagctactttggaggttgaggcagatttgaggccagcctcagtaacttagtgagaccctgtctcaataaaaattttaaaagtctgggggtgtagctcagtggtagagtgtctctgggttcaatccccaatcaaagaaaaaaaaaaaaaaagaagcgaTGCACTTTGAAAGCAGCAGTCTGTGAGGGTTAGTTTGGTAACTGAAATGAGTGGATATAGGGAGACCAGTGGGGAAGCCACTACAGTTGTCCAGCTGATATGGcagtagaaataaaaaggaaacagtgAATACTGTTTCTATTTTTCGTGAAAATAGAAGGCTCAGAACTTGGTGGCTGTTTCAGTGTTGGTATAAAAGAGAGGTGGAAACCAAAGATGATTAAGATATCCATCTAgggctagaaatgtggctcagtggttgaatggtTGGCTGACAAACATGAGGCCCTGGATgtgatccctagcactacaaaaaggaaaaaaaaaagaaaaaagaaaagacagacatCCAACAGagttaaccttttttttaaaaccctagATTCCTTACCGACTTAAGGAGTTGGATAGTGAATTTGATAGCTTCAGCCAGGTCACTGAGTCACCGATAGGACGGGAAGAGGAGCCACATCTCCACATGGTTTCAAAGAAATACCGCAAGGTGCTGGAGGGCCCCAAGGCAGGACTTCTGTGGCTTATGGGGAAAGGTACCCTGGGAAGTGTCATATGAGAAAGATGAAAGGATTCTGTCAAGAAGCTTTCACCTACCACTCTGGACCCAGGAGGGAGGTTTTTAGGAAAGGCTATGGCTACTGGGAAGATTTGGGGACTCTAAAGACTCATCCTGCTTAGACTGTTTTTACCATAGGTAACCATCAAATATTCCAAGCTAGGGCTTGAAGACTTTGACTTCAAACACTACAATAAGACCCTTTTTGCTGGATTAGAGCCTCACATCCCCAATGCCTACTGTAACTGCATGATTCAGGTAAGGACTGGGTATTGTATAACTGGAACATGCCTActgctttttttcttccatttttgttGCCCCTCAACTCCTACTCTACTCTTCCCAAGTGTCCTCAATCAAGCTCACTGTACCTTAGACTCATCTAGTATTCTTTTTTGCCCACACATCTTCAAATCTCCACTGTGAGCTCCACAGCTTTAGTGGAATTCTACTTTGTATTCTCCAACAGCTTACTTAACCTCTCCATCTCTCATCTCCTCCCAGATACCCTCACCTCTTCTGCTCTTCCCTCTAGGTGCTCTATTTCCTGGAGCCTGTTCGCTGTCTAATTCAGAACCATCTCTGCCAGAAGGAGTTCTGTCTGGCATGTGAACTGGGCTTCCTCTTCCATATGTTGGACCTCTCTCGTGGTGATCCTTGCCAGGTCAGTGCCTGGATACCTGGGACACTTAAaatggaaggagaaggggagaggcATGGgggaaatggaggaactgtgattgggcgaAGGTGGGGGAgcgtgcatgggggcaggaaagttggtagaatgagatggacatgattACCCTAGGTatgtgtatgactgcacatatggtttgatgctacattgtgtacaaccactgaaataaaaagttgtgctacaattgtgtacagtgaatcaaaatgcattctgctgtcatacatacccacttaaaataaataagttaatttaaaaaaagttatacgGATGTAgtaaaactgaatttatttttaaattaaagaaaatggaaggggaagggagatggACAGTAGGCAGGGACATTGTTGTACAAATggccacaaaagagaaaataacccCTTTCCATCCACATACCCCTTTCCAGGGCAGTAATTTTCTTCGGGCATTCCGTACCATTCCTGAGGCCTCAGCCCTTGGTCTGATCCTAGCTGACTCAGATGAGGCTTCAGGCAAGGGCAATCTGGCTAGGCTCATTCAGAGGTGGAATCGCTTCATTCTCACTCAACTGCATCAGGATATGCAGGAGCTTGAAGTACCCCAGGCATATCGAGGTGCTGGAGGCAGGTATAGCATTGGTTGGGAATAGTTAAAGAAAATAGGCCCTTCTGGGACTTAAAGGGTCTCCTTACTTCCTCAGTATGTATATGTTGCCTTCCCCACTCTTAGCAGCTTTTGTTCATCGGGGGACTCTGTCATTGGGCAACTGTTCAGCTGTGAGATGGAGAACTGCAGCCTTTGTCGCTGTGGCAGTGAGACCGTGCGAGCTTCATCCACTCTGCTTTTCACACTCTCCTACCCTGAGGGTAGCAACTGTGGTATACCCTGCAGCTGGGTTGGGAAGCCTCCCCTAGGTGTCCTGTAACCTTGGTGGGGGGGTGGATTAATTATGGATGGAAGGGAGAACCTGGAGTGAAGTATCCAGTTTCCTCTCAGATAAAACCGGGAAGAATTATGACTTTGCTCAGGTGCTGAAGCGAAGCATCTGCCTGGAGCAGAATACACAGGCCTGGTGTGACAACTGTGAGAAGTACCAGCCCACGGTGAGTGGGTATTACCCTGAACTGGATGGAGTACAACCATGTTGGGGACTTGGGCAGGTCCCACTTGGACCTGACTATGTTGGCACTATAAtctagggatatatatatatatagggggTGGGAAGAAACCAAATTTGAGGCTATAGGCCCAGGTTTTACTGTTCCTGTACAGGTTTCTTACCCTGTAGATtccctgatatttctttctttttttttttttttttggtcctgggattGAATTTGGGCACTTGACCagcgagccacatccccagccctattttgtattttatttaaagacagggtcttaatgAGTTGCTTTGctcttgttgaggctggctttgaactcgcaatcctcctgccttagcctcctgagcttctgggattacaggcgtgtgccaccacccTCCGCTTCCGTgctatttcttgtttattttgttttctcagatTCAGACCCGCAATATCCGCCATCTGCCAgatattcttgttattaactgtGAAGTGAACAGCTCAAAAGAGGCTGATTTCTGGAGAATGCAGGCTGAGGTAAGGACTGAGGCTGGAAACAGGGCCTTTAGgagtactttatatttttcttcctttctgtgtgATCATGTTCTTGAAGAATCAGATGTTTTATCCTTTGTGTTCAGGTTGCCTTCAAGATGGCAGTAAAGAAACATGGTGGGGAAATCTCCAAGAACAAGGAATTTTCTTTGGCTGATCGGTAGGTTCTGTCTTAGGAGTTGTCAAAGGATTgaactagctgggcatggtggcacatgccatttgggaagctggggcaggaggattgtaggttcaaggccagcctgggcaacttagcaagagagtgtctcaaaaattttttaaaaggattgaggatgtagctcagtagtagaacatttgtGAAGCttgtgtgaagccctaggttcaatccctactactatgagaaaaaaaaaaaaacagattaaactACCCATAGTAACTCTTATCACTGACTAGCTCTTTTCAGAGTACATTTCCAATTCTTCTGTCCTGATAGGAAAGAACTAGGGAGTCCAGAGGGTGTGCTGTTGTGTCCTTCCATTGAGGAGTTGAAGAACGTCTGGCTTCCTTTTTCCATTCGCATGAAGATGACCAAGAACAAAGGGCTGGATGTTTGCAATTGGACTGAAGTGCAGGTTGTTGGAAAAattgggaagaagagagggaCTAAGGGAGAAAAGGTGGGATAGAAGGTGAAGTAGGACAGGGGCAAGGTGGAACTtagtagaggagaaagaaaggaataaggCCTAGTATTTATCAGCTGTGGGATTTTCAGTTTAGTGCTATGCGTCATAGATGGGCTAGAATGGACATAATGCACCCTGGTCCCCCATTCCCTATTCACCCAACTCCTTGTCCTCTAGCTCCACTCCCCCTACACCTATCCTTAAACTTAGCTTAGCAGCCTGGGTACCCTCCTCACAGTGGGGCCCAGCCAGGGCAGAGGAGGAGCATGGTGTCTATGTGTATGACTTGATGGCTACTGTGGTACACATCCTGGACTCACGCACAGGGGGCAGCCTGGTGGCTCACATCAAAGTTGGAGAGACCTACCACCAGCGCAAGGAGGTAAGTGAGATGGTATAGAGCAAGGTCACTCCTGGGGATGACCATAGTAGAGTCCCAGATCTGTCCTTGAGCTTCTGACACAGTGGTCCAGCCATAACTTTGGCCTCAGCCTTTCTCTGATTCTACACAGGGCGTTACTCATCAGCAATGGTATCTCTTCAATGACTTCCTTATTGAACCTATTGATAAGGTGAGTTGCAACATGTTCTATTCTCTTTTCATCTCCCCTTTCCTAGCATTCTCATTCTCTAGGTCCTGTAGAATGTCAGGCATAttcaagagggaggaaggaatatTCAGGAATAACAGGTGTTAGCTAAATTAAAAACATCACTTGAGTCTTGGCCTCTGActtggggaagaagaaaaagggacaTATGTATACATAGGCCAAAAGtactttttttacttttcttttcctccttcgctcctttcttccctccctccctaccttttcctccttccttctttttctctttcttccttcttttctgctagggattgaacccaaggccttgcacatgctaggcaagcactttaccattgaattaTATCCACaacctctttttctcttctctagtATGAAGCAGTGCAATTTGACATGAATTGGAAAGTACCTGCTATCCTTTATTATATCAAAAGGAATCTCAATTCCAGATACAACCTGAATAGTAAGTGGTACAGGAGTAGACCTTGGGTGTGGGCAGCTTAAATTGGGCTTCAGAAAGACATCTGGGAAATAGCTTGTTAGTATACAAGATTGGTAACCACTGCTA
Encoded here:
- the Pan2 gene encoding PAN2-PAN3 deadenylation complex catalytic subunit PAN2 isoform X9; its protein translation is MNFEGLDPGLAEYAPAMHSALDPVLDAHLNPSLLQNVELDPEGVALEALPVQESVHIMEGVYSELHSVVAEVGVPVSVSHFDLHEEMLWVGSHGGHATSFFGPALERYSSFQVNGSDDIRQIQSLENGILFLTKNNLKYMARGGLIIFDYLLDESEDMHSLLLTDSSTLLVGGLQNHILEIDLNTVQETQKYAVEIPGVTIMRQTNRFFFCGHTSGKVSLRDLRSFKVEHEFDAFSGSLSDFDVHGNLLAACGFSSRLTGLACDRFLKVYDLRMMRAITPLQVHVDPAFLRFIPTYTSRLAIISQSGQCQFCEPTGLANPADIFHVNPVGPLLMTFDVSASKQALAFGDSEGCVHLWTDSPEPSFNPYSRETEFALPCLVDSLPPLDWSQDLLPLSLIPVPLTTDTLLSDWPAANSAPAPRRAPPVDAEILRTMKKVGFIGYAPNPRTRLRNQVTIKYSKLGLEDFDFKHYNKTLFAGLEPHIPNAYCNCMIQVLYFLEPVRCLIQNHLCQKEFCLACELGFLFHMLDLSRGDPCQGSNFLRAFRTIPEASALGLILADSDEASGKGNLARLIQRWNRFILTQLHQDMQELEVPQAYRGAGGSSFCSSGDSVIGQLFSCEMENCSLCRCGSETVRASSTLLFTLSYPEGSNCDKTGKNYDFAQVLKRSICLEQNTQAWCDNCEKYQPTIQTRNIRHLPDILVINCEVNSSKEADFWRMQAEVAFKMAVKKHGGEISKNKEFSLADRKELGSPEGVLLCPSIEELKNVWLPFSIRMKMTKNKGLDVCNWTEVQWGPARAEEEHGVYVYDLMATVVHILDSRTGGSLVAHIKVGETYHQRKEGVTHQQWYLFNDFLIEPIDKYEAVQFDMNWKVPAILYYIKRNLNSRYNLNIKNPIEASVLLAEASLARKQRKTHTTFIPLMLNEMPQVGDLVGLDAEFVTLNEEEAELRSDGTKSTIKPSQMSVARITCVRGQGPNEGIPFIDDYISTQEQVVDYLTQYSGIKPGDLDAKISSKHLTTLKSTYLKLRFLIDIGVKFVGHGLQKDFRVINLMVPKDQVLDTVYLFHMPRKRMISLRFLAWYFLDLKIQGETHDSIEDARTALQLYRKYLELSKNGTEPESFHKVLKGLYEKGRKMDWKVPEPESQTSPKSKAWDGTRETGLDAAVFSSVLAL
- the Pan2 gene encoding PAN2-PAN3 deadenylation complex catalytic subunit PAN2 isoform X7, encoding MNFEGLDPGLAEYAPAMHSALDPVLDAHLNPSLLQNVELDPEGVALEALPVQESVHIMEGVYSELHSVVAEVGVPVSVSHFDLHEEMLWVGSHGGHATSFFGPALERYSSFQVNGSDDIRQIQSLENGILFLTKNNLKYMARGGLIIFDYLLDESEDMHSLLLTDSSTLLVGGLQNHILEIDLNTVQETQKYAVEIPGVTIMRQTNRFFFCGHTSGKVSLRDLRSFKVEHEFDAFSGSLSDFDVHGNLLAACGFSSRLTGLACDRFLKVYDLRMMRAITPLQVHVDPAFLRFIPTYTSRLAIISQSGQCQFCEPTGLANPADIFHVNPVGPLLMTFDVSASKQALAFGDSEGCVHLWTDSPEPSFNPYSRETEFALPCLVDSLPPLDWSQDLLPLSLIPVPLTTDTLLSDWPAANSAPAPRRAPPVDAEILRTMKKVGFIGYAPNPRTRLRNQIPYRLKELDSEFDSFSQVTESPIGREEEPHLHMVSKKYRKVTIKYSKLGLEDFDFKHYNKTLFAGLEPHIPNAYCNCMIQVLYFLEPVRCLIQNHLCQKEFCLACELGFLFHMLDLSRGDPCQGSNFLRAFRTIPEASALGLILADSDEASGKGNLARLIQRWNRFILTQLHQDMQELEVPQAYRGAGGSSFCSSGDSVIGQLFSCEMENCSLCRCGSETVRASSTLLFTLSYPEDKTGKNYDFAQVLKRSICLEQNTQAWCDNCEKYQPTIQTRNIRHLPDILVINCEVNSSKEADFWRMQAEVAFKMAVKKHGGEISKNKEFSLADRKELGSPEGVLLCPSIEELKNVWLPFSIRMKMTKNKGLDVCNWTEVQWGPARAEEEHGVYVYDLMATVVHILDSRTGGSLVAHIKVGETYHQRKEGVTHQQWYLFNDFLIEPIDKYEAVQFDMNWKVPAILYYIKRNLNSRYNLNIKNPIEASVLLAEASLARKQRKTHTTFIPLMLNEMPQVGDLVGLDAEFVTLNEEEAELRSDGTKSTIKPSQMSVARITCVRGQGPNEGIPFIDDYISTQEQVVDYLTQYSGIKPGDLDAKISSKHLTTLKSTYLKLRFLIDIGVKFVGHGLQKDFRVINLMVPKDQVLDTVYLFHMPRKRMISLRFLAWYFLDLKIQGETHDSIEDARTALQLYRKYLELSKNGTEPESFHKVLKGLYEKGRKMDWKVPEPESQTSPKNAAVFSSVLAL